A window of the Tunturibacter empetritectus genome harbors these coding sequences:
- a CDS encoding alpha-ketoacid dehydrogenase subunit alpha/beta, with product MARQSGSGVQESKKTAGGAAESLLTREQLVEFYRLMYLSRRTDDREIVLKRQQKIFFQISCAGHEALLVAAGMALKPGYDWFFPYYRDRAICLTLGNTVEEQLLQAVGAADDTASGGRQMPSHWSSRKLNIVSPSSSTATQCLHAVGCAEAGRFFTTHPEAAKKPDGDSRESDYRSFKDVTFHGDEVVYVSIGEGSTSQGEFWESLSTASNGKLPVLYVVEDNGYAISTPVEVNTPGGNISKLVANFPNFHFAEIDGTDPIASYKAMVEAVAYCRSGKGPALVHGHVIRPYSHSLSDDERLYRSVEELDADAARDPISRMQMWLLREGILDADAINKLERQVDEEVQRAADRAVMATLPAVASITKHVYSEDLSSQDARFATEPKPTADATERTMADLINCCLKDEMRRDERVVVFGEDVADATRDGALRAGKIKGKGGVFKLTAGLQTEFGSDRCWNSPLAEANITGRAIGMAVRGMKPVVEIQFFDYIWPAMHQMRNELSLVRWRSNGDFSCPLVMRVPIGGYLTGGSIYHSQSGESIFTHTPGVRVVMPSNALDALGLLRTAIRCDDPVLFLEHKRLYRETFGRAAYPGPDYCIPFGKAKIVRPGKDLTVLTYGAVVPRALQAAQKLHRDTGVDVELIDLRSLTPYDWEAIAESVRKTSRVIVAHEDMLSWGYGAEIAARIGDELFHDLDAPVRRVAAMDTFVAYQPLLEDAILPQPEDLYRAMAELAAF from the coding sequence ATGGCAAGACAGTCTGGATCGGGTGTGCAGGAGAGCAAGAAGACGGCGGGAGGCGCGGCGGAGAGCTTGCTGACGCGGGAGCAGCTGGTGGAGTTTTATCGGCTGATGTACCTGTCGCGGCGTACCGATGATCGTGAGATTGTTTTGAAGCGGCAGCAGAAGATTTTTTTTCAGATCTCTTGTGCCGGGCACGAGGCGCTGCTGGTTGCGGCGGGGATGGCGCTGAAGCCGGGGTATGACTGGTTCTTTCCTTACTATCGGGATCGCGCGATCTGTCTAACGCTGGGTAATACGGTGGAGGAGCAGCTGCTGCAGGCGGTGGGTGCGGCGGACGATACGGCGAGCGGGGGACGGCAGATGCCTTCGCACTGGTCGAGCAGGAAGTTGAATATTGTTTCGCCGTCCTCGTCGACGGCTACGCAGTGCCTGCATGCGGTTGGGTGTGCGGAGGCCGGGAGATTTTTTACGACGCATCCTGAGGCGGCTAAGAAACCGGACGGCGACTCTCGCGAGAGCGACTATCGGAGCTTCAAGGATGTGACGTTTCATGGCGATGAGGTGGTTTATGTTTCGATTGGTGAGGGGTCGACGAGCCAGGGAGAGTTCTGGGAGTCGTTGAGTACGGCTTCAAATGGGAAGCTGCCGGTGTTGTATGTGGTCGAGGACAATGGGTATGCGATCTCGACTCCGGTGGAGGTGAATACGCCGGGGGGAAATATCTCGAAGCTGGTGGCTAATTTTCCTAACTTTCACTTTGCGGAGATTGATGGGACCGATCCGATTGCGAGTTATAAGGCGATGGTGGAGGCGGTGGCTTACTGCCGTTCGGGGAAGGGACCGGCACTGGTGCATGGGCATGTGATTCGGCCTTACTCGCATTCGTTGAGCGATGATGAGAGGCTTTATCGGTCGGTGGAGGAGCTGGATGCGGATGCTGCGCGGGACCCGATCTCGCGGATGCAGATGTGGCTGCTGCGCGAGGGGATTCTGGATGCCGATGCGATCAACAAGCTGGAGCGACAGGTGGATGAAGAGGTGCAGCGGGCGGCGGATCGCGCGGTGATGGCTACGCTGCCTGCGGTGGCTTCGATTACGAAGCATGTTTACTCGGAGGATCTGAGTTCGCAGGATGCGCGGTTTGCGACCGAGCCGAAGCCGACTGCGGATGCTACGGAGCGCACGATGGCAGACCTGATCAACTGCTGCCTTAAGGACGAGATGCGACGGGATGAACGGGTGGTGGTGTTTGGCGAAGATGTGGCCGATGCGACTCGCGATGGTGCGCTGCGGGCGGGGAAGATCAAGGGCAAGGGTGGTGTGTTCAAGCTGACGGCTGGATTGCAGACGGAGTTTGGCAGTGACCGTTGCTGGAACTCGCCGCTGGCTGAGGCGAATATTACGGGCCGTGCGATTGGGATGGCAGTGCGCGGGATGAAGCCGGTGGTGGAGATTCAGTTCTTCGACTACATCTGGCCGGCGATGCACCAGATGCGGAATGAACTGTCGCTGGTGCGGTGGCGATCGAATGGCGACTTCAGCTGCCCGCTGGTGATGCGGGTGCCGATTGGCGGGTACCTGACGGGTGGATCGATCTATCACTCGCAGTCGGGTGAGAGCATCTTTACACATACGCCGGGGGTGCGGGTGGTGATGCCGTCGAATGCGCTGGATGCGCTGGGGTTGCTGCGGACGGCGATTCGCTGCGATGACCCGGTGTTGTTTCTGGAGCACAAGCGTTTGTATCGCGAGACGTTTGGGCGGGCGGCCTATCCGGGGCCGGACTACTGCATTCCGTTTGGGAAGGCGAAGATTGTGCGGCCGGGGAAGGACCTGACCGTGCTGACGTATGGCGCGGTAGTGCCGCGGGCGCTGCAGGCGGCGCAGAAGCTGCATCGCGATACGGGTGTGGATGTGGAGCTGATCGATCTGCGGAGTTTGACTCCCTATGACTGGGAGGCGATTGCGGAGAGCGTGAGGAAGACCAGCCGCGTGATTGTGGCGCATGAGGATATGTTGAGCTGGGGGTATGGCGCGGAGATCGCGGCGCGGATAGGGGATGAGCTGTTTCATGACCTTGACGCTCCGGTGAGGCGCGTGGCGGCGATGGATACGTTTGTCGCGTATCAGCCGCTGCTGGAGGATGCGATTCTGCCGCAGCCGGAGGATTTGTATCGGGCGATGGCGGAACTGGCGGCGTTCTAA
- a CDS encoding DUF1800 domain-containing protein produces the protein MRSGQRAGVFVGGVRVLLSGVLCVLMVEQPMVAAAATKRAVEPSVKQIESDQRALHALNRFTFGPRPGDVAAVREIGVKAWFERQLNPQSIDDSALEVRLAAFPAMQMEQTELMQRYPSPAVLRQMIAKNEPLPSDPVEHAIYADQIAFYKTAKAKKEAEQAAAAKNSGGEDGVPAAGGMASDGSMAKSAEEMKGTAALPGDGVDPATPAMATHEEQFYSGLDAVRVINLPPDERMQRILAMPPEELVRFRKSLSNSEMAAAADGLSPMQRETLTSLQGSPRIIGAELLESRMLRDIYSERQLEAVMTDFWLNHFNVYIKKNQNEPFLLPAYERDVIRPRALGKFEDLLVATAKSPAMLMYLDNWQSIGPDSMAARNGGKLAKFAQNPQVKQALKDRGLNENYARELMELHTLGVQCEVSADRPVSMLDKACGRGYTQQDVTEVAEVLTGWTIDQPARSGTYRFEERRHEPGTKTVLGKKIGEKGEAEGLEVLHLLATSPATARFVSRKLAVRFVSDTPPPALVDRMAKAFVVSGGDIKTVLRTMFDSPEFWSPEVRRAKVKTPEEFVVSAVRASGAEVTTAIPLYQALEKLGMPLYGMQTPNGYSWMAEPWVNSGDLVNRLNFAVSLSNDRVGGVQTDWARMLGEQGSAQGLVATGDSAAEKEKKLEVALLGQAVSDRTRETVLAQFQDQTTQQQAEKSFGIRANEQEPMAQVLNISSPKQKVRPPLDREAAGMAGLLLGSPEFQRR, from the coding sequence ATGCGATCTGGACAGAGAGCCGGAGTTTTTGTCGGTGGAGTGCGGGTTTTGCTCTCGGGTGTTTTGTGCGTGTTGATGGTGGAGCAGCCAATGGTGGCGGCTGCGGCTACGAAGAGGGCGGTAGAGCCTTCGGTGAAGCAGATTGAGAGTGACCAGAGGGCGCTGCATGCGCTGAACCGATTTACGTTTGGGCCGCGGCCGGGAGATGTGGCGGCGGTGCGAGAGATTGGGGTGAAGGCGTGGTTCGAGCGGCAGCTGAATCCGCAGAGCATCGACGATTCGGCGCTGGAGGTGCGGCTGGCTGCGTTTCCTGCGATGCAGATGGAGCAGACGGAGTTGATGCAGCGCTATCCGAGTCCTGCGGTGTTGCGGCAGATGATTGCAAAGAATGAGCCATTGCCGAGTGATCCCGTAGAGCATGCGATCTACGCGGATCAGATTGCGTTTTACAAGACGGCGAAGGCGAAGAAAGAGGCGGAGCAGGCTGCGGCGGCGAAGAACAGCGGCGGCGAGGATGGAGTGCCGGCGGCGGGTGGTATGGCTAGTGACGGCTCGATGGCTAAGAGTGCGGAGGAGATGAAGGGTACTGCGGCGCTGCCTGGGGATGGAGTTGATCCCGCTACTCCTGCGATGGCCACGCATGAGGAGCAGTTTTATTCGGGGCTGGATGCGGTGCGGGTGATCAACCTGCCGCCGGATGAGAGGATGCAGCGGATTCTGGCGATGCCGCCGGAGGAACTGGTGAGGTTTCGCAAGAGTTTGAGCAATAGTGAGATGGCTGCGGCAGCGGATGGTCTCTCTCCGATGCAGCGGGAGACGCTGACATCGCTGCAGGGATCGCCGAGGATAATTGGCGCGGAGTTGCTGGAGTCGCGGATGCTGCGCGATATCTACAGCGAACGGCAGCTCGAGGCGGTGATGACTGACTTCTGGCTGAACCACTTCAATGTGTATATCAAGAAGAATCAGAATGAGCCGTTTTTGCTGCCTGCTTATGAGCGGGATGTGATTCGGCCGCGTGCGCTGGGGAAGTTTGAAGACCTGCTGGTGGCGACGGCGAAGAGTCCGGCGATGTTGATGTATTTGGATAACTGGCAGAGCATTGGGCCGGATTCGATGGCGGCGAGGAATGGCGGTAAGCTGGCGAAGTTTGCGCAGAACCCGCAGGTGAAGCAGGCTCTGAAGGACCGCGGATTGAATGAGAACTATGCGCGGGAGTTGATGGAGTTGCATACGCTGGGCGTGCAGTGCGAGGTGAGCGCGGATCGTCCGGTGAGCATGTTGGATAAGGCTTGCGGGCGTGGGTATACGCAGCAGGATGTGACCGAGGTGGCGGAGGTGCTGACGGGATGGACGATCGATCAGCCAGCGCGGAGTGGTACGTATCGGTTTGAAGAGCGGCGGCATGAGCCGGGGACGAAGACTGTTCTCGGGAAGAAGATTGGAGAGAAGGGTGAGGCAGAGGGGCTGGAGGTGCTGCATCTGCTGGCGACCAGTCCGGCGACGGCCCGGTTTGTTTCGAGGAAGCTGGCGGTGCGGTTTGTGAGCGATACTCCTCCGCCTGCGTTGGTGGACAGGATGGCGAAGGCGTTTGTTGTGAGCGGGGGTGACATCAAGACGGTGCTGCGGACGATGTTTGATTCGCCGGAGTTCTGGTCGCCGGAGGTACGCCGTGCGAAGGTAAAGACGCCGGAGGAGTTTGTGGTGTCTGCGGTGCGGGCGAGCGGGGCTGAGGTGACGACGGCGATTCCGCTTTATCAGGCGCTGGAGAAGCTGGGTATGCCGCTATATGGGATGCAGACACCGAATGGCTATAGCTGGATGGCGGAGCCGTGGGTGAACTCGGGCGATCTGGTGAACCGGCTGAACTTTGCGGTGTCGTTGAGTAACGATCGGGTTGGGGGAGTGCAGACGGATTGGGCACGGATGCTGGGGGAGCAGGGTTCGGCGCAGGGTTTGGTGGCGACGGGAGATTCGGCTGCGGAGAAGGAGAAGAAGCTGGAGGTCGCGCTGCTTGGGCAGGCGGTGAGCGATCGAACAAGGGAGACGGTGCTGGCACAGTTTCAGGATCAGACGACGCAGCAGCAGGCGGAGAAGAGCTTCGGGATCAGAGCGAATGAACAGGAGCCGATGGCGCAGGTGTTGAACATCTCTTCGCCGAAGCAAAAGGTAAGGCCGCCGCTGGACCGTGAGGCGGCGGGAATGGCTGGATTGCTGCTTGGTTCGCCGGAGTTTCAACGGCGGTAG
- a CDS encoding DUF1501 domain-containing protein — translation MANMKSMVDQSDWGCDLHGRDAARRQVTRRGFMKGGALALIGTSTIPAFLSRSVLAEVTTAAANKKKLVVLFQRGAVDGLNVVVPYKEKNYYAMRPSIAIEEKDVLDLNGSFGLHPAMTAFKPLYDQGHLAIVHAAGSPDTTRSHFDAQDYMECGTPGVKATTDGWLNRALQTEVLTGKPTAFRAVALGTQVPRTLQGRVPAIAVSNLADFSVAGKGPQTSPISNAFQAMYDESTDAVLHGTGQETFEAVKMLKSADPAKYQPAAGVVYPNTPFANSMKQVAQLMKANLGVEAAFSDMGGWDTHQNQGNVNGQLANRLKEFSDTIAAFWKDMGSDAENVTVVTMSEFGRTARQNGSGGTDHGHANVMFVLGGRVKGGKIYGKWPGLANEQLNEGRDLTVTTDFRRVLGETAYKTLGAKNLEMVFPGSRVSPSEFLNFSQG, via the coding sequence ATGGCGAACATGAAGAGTATGGTGGATCAGAGCGACTGGGGTTGCGATCTTCATGGGCGCGATGCGGCGCGGCGGCAGGTGACGCGGCGCGGATTTATGAAGGGCGGCGCGCTGGCGCTGATCGGGACTTCGACGATTCCGGCGTTTTTGTCGCGAAGCGTTCTGGCTGAGGTAACTACGGCGGCGGCGAACAAGAAGAAGCTGGTTGTGCTGTTTCAGCGGGGCGCGGTGGATGGGCTGAATGTGGTGGTTCCTTACAAAGAGAAGAACTACTATGCGATGCGGCCTTCGATTGCGATTGAGGAGAAGGATGTTCTGGATCTGAATGGATCTTTTGGACTGCATCCGGCGATGACGGCGTTCAAGCCGCTCTATGACCAGGGGCATCTGGCGATTGTTCATGCGGCGGGTTCGCCCGATACGACGCGTTCGCACTTTGACGCGCAGGATTATATGGAGTGCGGGACACCCGGCGTAAAGGCTACGACGGACGGGTGGTTGAATCGCGCGTTGCAGACGGAGGTCCTGACGGGGAAGCCTACGGCGTTTCGTGCGGTGGCGCTGGGGACGCAGGTGCCGCGAACGCTGCAGGGGAGGGTGCCGGCGATTGCGGTGAGTAATCTGGCGGATTTTTCGGTGGCTGGGAAGGGACCGCAGACTTCGCCGATCAGTAACGCATTTCAGGCGATGTATGACGAGAGTACGGACGCGGTGCTGCATGGGACTGGGCAGGAGACGTTCGAGGCGGTGAAGATGCTGAAGTCGGCGGACCCGGCGAAGTATCAGCCGGCAGCTGGAGTGGTGTATCCGAATACTCCATTTGCCAACAGCATGAAGCAGGTGGCGCAACTGATGAAGGCGAACCTGGGGGTGGAGGCGGCGTTCTCGGATATGGGCGGCTGGGATACGCACCAGAACCAGGGGAATGTGAATGGGCAGCTGGCGAATCGGCTGAAGGAGTTTTCGGATACGATTGCGGCGTTCTGGAAGGACATGGGGAGCGACGCTGAGAATGTGACGGTGGTGACGATGTCGGAGTTTGGACGGACGGCTCGGCAGAATGGGTCGGGCGGAACCGACCACGGTCATGCGAATGTGATGTTTGTACTGGGTGGCAGGGTGAAGGGCGGCAAAATTTATGGCAAGTGGCCTGGGCTGGCTAACGAACAGCTGAACGAAGGACGGGACCTGACGGTGACAACAGATTTCCGGCGGGTGCTAGGTGAAACAGCTTATAAGACTTTGGGGGCGAAGAATCTTGAGATGGTGTTCCCTGGATCGCGCGTGAGTCCGAGTGAGTTTTTGAACTTCTCTCAGGGGTGA
- a CDS encoding DoxX family protein has translation MTKWLNSLQPTGALLMRLILGVSMAIHGYHKVLPLSALHHYAHYVTTLDLPYWLGYISAYTEFVGGILLILGLLTRFAAFLVATNMLVAFATVGIHQGFGIYNYILALAALAIMLIFYGAGAMALDRKIGFA, from the coding sequence ATGACTAAATGGCTCAACAGTCTCCAGCCCACCGGTGCGCTCCTCATGCGACTCATCCTGGGTGTCTCCATGGCGATCCACGGCTACCACAAGGTCCTGCCGCTCTCTGCCCTGCACCACTACGCCCACTACGTCACTACCCTTGACCTGCCTTACTGGCTCGGATACATCTCGGCCTACACTGAGTTCGTTGGCGGTATCCTCCTCATCCTGGGTCTTCTCACCCGCTTCGCCGCCTTTCTGGTCGCCACCAACATGCTGGTAGCCTTTGCCACCGTCGGAATCCATCAGGGCTTTGGTATCTACAACTACATCCTCGCCCTCGCTGCCCTGGCCATCATGCTGATCTTCTACGGAGCCGGAGCCATGGCCCTCGACCGCAAGATAGGCTTCGCCTGA
- a CDS encoding alpha/beta hydrolase: protein MPRPTPKPSQRTPPTTAQPEVVSPLWLVKAIALTIIAALGCGYLTLCLLFYQGQWQLVLHPTRTSAAPTSIAGIPYELIRFGPDESAIPQLTGWWIPSSPNVRYAHSTILFLPGADGSLANSIPTLASLHNLGLNVFAFDYRGYGQSATTRPSQQNMAHDADSAWQYLTNSRAIPAQQIILYGTGVGASLATQLAANHTTIPALILDDPHADLLPQAQRDPRARLLPVRLLFHEQFPLAAPLSTLKTPKLLLSPSTSPNQSFRTAADPKLTVELPFPELPTPELPSPSSSLYTQSLTRFLDQYLTHDLSPAPTQQLVPSPAPTH, encoded by the coding sequence ATGCCCCGCCCTACTCCAAAGCCCAGCCAGCGCACTCCGCCAACCACCGCCCAGCCTGAAGTCGTAAGTCCTCTCTGGCTCGTCAAAGCCATCGCACTAACCATCATCGCGGCCCTCGGCTGTGGCTATCTCACTCTCTGCCTCCTCTTCTACCAGGGCCAGTGGCAGCTCGTCCTCCACCCCACGCGCACCTCGGCCGCCCCCACCTCCATCGCCGGCATCCCCTACGAACTCATCCGCTTCGGCCCCGACGAGTCCGCCATCCCGCAGCTCACCGGTTGGTGGATCCCCTCCTCCCCTAACGTCCGCTACGCCCACTCCACCATCCTCTTCCTCCCTGGCGCCGACGGCTCCCTGGCCAACTCCATCCCCACCCTCGCCAGCCTCCACAACCTCGGCCTCAACGTCTTCGCCTTCGACTACCGCGGCTACGGCCAGAGCGCCACCACCCGCCCCAGCCAGCAAAACATGGCCCACGACGCCGACTCCGCGTGGCAGTACCTCACCAACTCCCGAGCCATCCCCGCCCAACAAATCATCCTCTACGGAACCGGCGTAGGAGCCTCCCTGGCCACCCAATTAGCCGCAAATCACACCACCATCCCCGCCTTGATTCTCGACGACCCCCACGCCGACCTCCTCCCACAAGCCCAGCGTGACCCCCGCGCCCGTCTCCTCCCCGTCCGCCTCCTCTTTCACGAGCAGTTCCCCCTGGCCGCACCGCTCTCCACCCTGAAAACTCCCAAACTCCTCCTCTCCCCCAGCACTTCACCCAACCAAAGCTTTCGCACCGCCGCCGATCCCAAACTCACCGTAGAACTACCGTTCCCAGAACTCCCCACCCCAGAACTCCCCTCACCCTCCAGCTCTCTCTACACTCAAAGCCTCACCCGATTTTTAGATCAATATCTAACCCACGATCTTTCACCCGCGCCAACCCAGCAACTCGTACCTTCCCCGGCACCCACCCATTAA
- a CDS encoding Rieske (2Fe-2S) protein, whose protein sequence is MAQWVRLCGVAEAPPVGRVMEAEVEGVAICLANVNGELSALDNVCPHRQGPLGQGWVEGEAVICPWHSWAFHAKTGLAEYPADERVGVFPLRVEGENVLVDIE, encoded by the coding sequence GTGGCGCAGTGGGTAAGGTTGTGTGGGGTGGCGGAGGCTCCGCCGGTGGGACGGGTGATGGAGGCCGAAGTAGAGGGCGTCGCAATTTGCCTGGCGAATGTGAATGGGGAGCTGTCGGCGCTGGATAATGTTTGTCCCCATCGGCAGGGACCGCTGGGGCAGGGCTGGGTTGAGGGGGAGGCGGTGATCTGCCCGTGGCACTCTTGGGCGTTCCATGCGAAGACGGGGTTGGCGGAGTATCCGGCGGATGAGAGGGTGGGGGTGTTTCCGCTGCGGGTGGAGGGGGAGAATGTTCTGGTGGATATTGAGTAG
- the carA gene encoding glutamine-hydrolyzing carbamoyl-phosphate synthase small subunit, whose protein sequence is MQAILALEDGRVFRGKSFGARAECSGEVVFNTSLTGYQEIFTDPSYAGQIVVLTNPHIGNYGTTPSDAESKKPFIEGLVTREFSPMSSNWRSTQVADEYLERYGVPVIAEIDTRAVVRHLRANGVMRGVIASGENLDVDALVAKARSIRKMDGTDLASVVSTKVAYEWDANEPKNQTGDTLLTAARGEDAKQMHVVAYDFGIKENILRMLTRENCRVTVVPAKTSAADVLAMEPDGVFFSNGPGDPEPLEYAVENVRELQGKKPIFGICLGHQIFGLALGGKTYKLKFGHHGGNHPIMNHQTGKVEITAQNHNFNVDPDSLPNDVEKTHTNLNDQTLAGLRHKTDPMFSVQYHPEASPGPHDSHYLFKDFRKMMEEFKK, encoded by the coding sequence ATGCAGGCAATACTGGCGCTAGAAGATGGGCGCGTGTTTCGGGGTAAGAGTTTTGGCGCGCGGGCGGAATGCTCGGGCGAGGTGGTCTTCAATACATCACTAACCGGCTATCAGGAGATTTTCACCGATCCCTCTTATGCGGGTCAGATCGTGGTTTTGACAAATCCACACATTGGAAACTATGGGACGACGCCGAGCGATGCGGAGTCGAAGAAGCCGTTTATCGAGGGTTTGGTGACGCGCGAGTTTTCACCGATGAGCTCAAACTGGCGTTCGACGCAGGTGGCGGATGAGTATCTGGAACGCTATGGCGTGCCGGTGATCGCGGAGATCGATACACGGGCGGTGGTGCGGCACTTGCGGGCGAATGGTGTGATGCGTGGAGTGATTGCGTCGGGGGAGAATCTCGATGTGGATGCGCTGGTGGCGAAGGCGCGATCGATACGCAAGATGGATGGCACCGACCTGGCGAGCGTCGTGAGTACGAAGGTTGCTTATGAGTGGGATGCGAATGAACCGAAGAATCAGACGGGCGATACGCTGCTGACTGCGGCGCGCGGTGAAGATGCGAAGCAGATGCATGTGGTCGCGTATGACTTCGGGATCAAGGAGAATATTCTTCGGATGCTGACGCGGGAGAACTGCCGGGTGACGGTGGTTCCGGCGAAGACCTCGGCTGCGGATGTGTTGGCGATGGAGCCGGATGGGGTTTTCTTCTCAAATGGGCCGGGTGATCCGGAGCCGTTAGAGTATGCGGTCGAGAATGTGCGAGAGCTGCAGGGCAAAAAGCCGATCTTCGGAATCTGTCTTGGTCATCAGATCTTCGGGCTGGCTCTGGGCGGGAAGACGTACAAGCTGAAGTTTGGGCATCACGGCGGGAATCACCCGATCATGAACCACCAGACGGGCAAGGTAGAGATCACGGCGCAGAATCATAACTTCAACGTGGATCCTGATTCGCTGCCGAACGATGTTGAGAAGACTCATACGAATCTGAACGATCAGACTCTGGCCGGTTTGAGGCACAAGACGGACCCGATGTTCAGCGTGCAGTATCACCCGGAGGCGAGTCCGGGGCCGCATGACTCTCATTATCTCTTCAAGGATTTTCGGAAGATGATGGAAGAGTTCAAAAAATAG